A DNA window from uncultured Methanoregula sp. contains the following coding sequences:
- a CDS encoding NTP transferase domain-containing protein gives MLRIGAIIQARMSSERLPGKVLKHVHGKPMLQYVAEKLTHCKSINEFVIATSSEKSDNAIEMFCKKHSLSCYRGSLDNVASRFQEISVDLKWDAFVRVNGDSPLIDPHLIDIGVELFRAGEYDLVTNTFPRSFPPGQSVEVVRCRTFKNIFLKLSKPEDFEHVTRYFYQNPNDFSIKNFSSGNDYSHIHLAVDTLEDFKLFSAIVSRMEKPHWEYHLSDLIHLVNQD, from the coding sequence ATGCTAAGAATAGGCGCAATAATCCAGGCACGGATGAGCTCAGAAAGACTGCCTGGAAAGGTATTGAAACATGTACATGGTAAACCCATGTTGCAATATGTTGCAGAAAAACTTACTCATTGTAAATCTATTAATGAATTTGTCATCGCAACCTCATCAGAAAAAAGTGACAACGCAATTGAAATGTTTTGTAAAAAACATTCCTTATCCTGTTACCGTGGCTCCTTAGACAATGTCGCCAGCAGGTTTCAGGAAATATCCGTGGACCTCAAGTGGGATGCATTCGTACGGGTTAACGGCGACAGTCCCCTGATTGATCCGCACCTGATTGACATAGGTGTCGAATTGTTCCGTGCGGGAGAATATGACCTTGTTACAAACACCTTTCCTCGGTCATTTCCTCCTGGGCAATCAGTTGAAGTTGTGAGATGTCGTACTTTTAAAAATATTTTTTTAAAATTATCAAAACCTGAGGATTTTGAACATGTAACTCGATACTTTTACCAGAATCCCAACGATTTTTCAATAAAAAATTTTTCCTCGGGAAATGATTATAGTCATATCCATCTGGCGGTGGACACGTTGGAAGATTTCAAATTGTTTTCCGCCATTGTATCTAGGATGGAAAAACCCCATTGGGAATATCATTTAAGTGATCTTATTCACCTCGTGAATCAGGATTAA
- a CDS encoding Gfo/Idh/MocA family oxidoreductase → MKKLCVGVIGLGVGEQHLKTYLSLAECNVVAICDLSQEKLDRYKEDYPGIELTTNANDIFSRTDINLISVASFDDDHAEQVIAALKTGKHVFCEKPLCQTMDQVSQIKQVLKKSDNDLKLGCNLILRQAPLYRWLKRNLEDGTFGEIYAFEGEYLYGRLHKITDGWRNSVPDYSVMEGGGIHLLDLMLWLTNERPTSVYTSGNNICTRNTKFRYADYATSILNFKSGMIGRITANFGCVHRHHHVIRIYGTKATFLYDDAGPRIHTSREQDISPEKLNIDPLPATKGDLIPEFISAILTKKDITDETQIIFDGISICAASDRSLKTQKLELIKYL, encoded by the coding sequence ATGAAAAAACTGTGTGTTGGTGTAATAGGTCTTGGTGTTGGGGAACAACATCTGAAAACATACCTAAGCCTTGCAGAATGTAATGTAGTGGCAATTTGTGATTTATCCCAAGAAAAACTTGACCGGTATAAAGAGGATTATCCGGGAATTGAACTGACAACAAATGCCAACGATATCTTTTCAAGAACAGATATTAATCTCATATCCGTTGCGTCCTTTGATGATGATCATGCAGAGCAGGTTATTGCCGCTCTAAAAACCGGCAAACATGTTTTTTGTGAAAAACCTCTCTGCCAGACAATGGATCAGGTTTCACAAATAAAACAGGTGTTAAAAAAATCGGATAACGATCTGAAACTGGGATGTAATCTGATTCTTCGACAAGCTCCTTTATATCGATGGTTAAAAAGGAATTTGGAGGACGGCACATTTGGAGAGATATACGCATTCGAGGGAGAATATCTCTATGGCCGACTTCATAAAATTACTGATGGATGGAGGAATTCTGTCCCTGATTATTCCGTAATGGAGGGGGGTGGGATACACCTCCTGGACCTGATGCTTTGGCTGACAAATGAACGCCCTACATCGGTCTATACATCCGGTAATAATATCTGTACTCGCAATACGAAGTTTAGGTATGCTGATTATGCTACTTCCATTTTGAATTTTAAGAGCGGGATGATCGGTCGTATTACCGCAAATTTTGGGTGTGTTCACAGACATCATCATGTTATCAGGATTTATGGTACAAAAGCGACATTTCTCTATGATGATGCGGGTCCCCGGATTCATACCTCGCGAGAGCAGGACATCTCGCCGGAAAAACTTAATATTGATCCCTTGCCTGCAACAAAAGGGGATCTGATACCTGAATTCATATCGGCTATTTTGACCAAGAAGGATATTACCGATGAAACTCAGATCATATTCGATGGAATAAGTATCTGTGCTGCGAGCGATCGCTCATTAAAAACGCAAAAACTCGAGTTGATTAAGTACTTATGA
- a CDS encoding DegT/DnrJ/EryC1/StrS family aminotransferase gives MTEKRVIQFAKPWITDDERKAVLEVLKGDILTHGPQNKAFEEEFGNFVGSGKEEVYCVAVSSCMAALHLAYWQMGIGPGDEVIVAAQTHVATAHAVEIVGATSVFADCDPKTGNIDPANLEALITPRTRAIGLVHFLGIPCDMDEIVEIAEENNIKIIEDCALAVGSTFKGKHVGLFGDAGCFSFYPVKHLTTGDGGMFITRHKDLAERALKARAFGVDRNFGERAIPGMYDVPTLGLNYRMSDINASIGRMQLSRVMEILRRRKENFSCLKKMLCKISTISVLDSQNNGAVNSHYCLSIVLNGSLAKKRNDVVSLLNKKGVGTSVYYPQPVPRMAYYKQKYGYDSCRFPEAERISDHSIALPVGPHLTTEDMEYIAEMVMETLKEMNQ, from the coding sequence ATGACAGAAAAACGTGTAATTCAATTCGCAAAACCCTGGATTACGGATGATGAACGCAAAGCTGTACTGGAGGTTCTGAAAGGCGATATACTGACCCATGGACCGCAGAACAAGGCTTTTGAAGAAGAATTTGGGAACTTTGTAGGATCGGGAAAGGAGGAAGTTTATTGCGTTGCGGTTAGTTCTTGCATGGCGGCATTACATTTAGCCTACTGGCAGATGGGAATTGGTCCAGGTGATGAGGTAATTGTCGCTGCACAAACACATGTTGCGACAGCTCACGCTGTCGAGATCGTCGGTGCAACATCGGTTTTTGCCGATTGTGATCCAAAAACCGGCAACATCGATCCGGCGAACCTCGAGGCACTTATTACACCGAGGACAAGAGCAATCGGGCTCGTTCATTTTCTGGGAATACCTTGTGATATGGATGAAATTGTCGAGATTGCAGAAGAAAATAATATTAAAATTATTGAAGACTGTGCTCTTGCAGTCGGTAGTACTTTCAAGGGAAAACATGTCGGATTATTCGGAGATGCAGGTTGCTTCTCCTTTTATCCGGTGAAACATCTCACCACTGGGGATGGAGGGATGTTTATTACCCGTCACAAAGATTTAGCCGAACGGGCTTTAAAAGCCCGTGCTTTTGGTGTGGATCGGAATTTCGGTGAAAGAGCAATTCCCGGTATGTATGACGTTCCCACACTGGGGCTGAACTACCGGATGAGCGACATTAATGCATCTATAGGCAGAATGCAGCTGAGCAGGGTAATGGAAATCCTGCGAAGAAGGAAAGAAAATTTTTCCTGTCTAAAGAAAATGCTCTGCAAAATTTCGACAATTTCTGTCCTCGATTCTCAGAATAATGGTGCAGTGAACAGTCACTATTGCTTGAGCATTGTATTAAACGGCAGCCTTGCAAAAAAACGTAATGATGTTGTCAGTCTTCTTAATAAAAAGGGTGTTGGGACGAGTGTTTATTATCCTCAGCCTGTACCGAGAATGGCGTATTACAAACAAAAATATGGCTATGACTCTTGTCGATTCCCTGAGGCGGAACGCATTAGTGATCATTCAATTGCCTTGCCCGTCGGGCCTCACTTGACAACGGAAGATATGGAATATATCGCTGAAATGGTTATGGAAACATTAAAGGAGATGAATCAATGA
- a CDS encoding NAD(P)-dependent oxidoreductase, translating into MSHELLEIKDRKIALIGGAGFIGHNLALELKAQGADVSVIDGLQVNNLMTFASASSDQPNRDLYLKMINQRIDLMHASHIPLYIQDARDYPALSKILDKITPDAIVHLAAVSHAGKSNKDPYNTFDHSLRTLENALDNSKIRLEHFIYLSSSMVYGNFLTPEVTEESPLNSIGIYGALKIAGEKMVTAYNQVFDLPYTIIRPSALYGPRCVSRRVGQVFIESAMKGQALRVDGDGSERLDFTFIDDLVQGIIQTIRHPAARNETFNMTYGESRSLNDLAKIVQKEFPGIPVEYIERDKLMPFRGTLSVNKAKKLIGYSPKNPIDVGFPKYIQWYKELDPSGKLFIDRKE; encoded by the coding sequence ATGAGTCATGAGTTGTTGGAAATTAAGGATAGAAAAATTGCACTTATCGGGGGTGCCGGTTTTATCGGCCACAATCTTGCCCTGGAATTGAAAGCACAGGGTGCAGATGTTTCAGTTATTGACGGTCTTCAGGTAAACAATTTAATGACATTTGCCTCGGCAAGTTCTGATCAACCGAATCGTGACCTCTATCTGAAAATGATCAATCAACGTATCGATCTGATGCATGCTTCTCATATTCCTCTCTATATTCAAGATGCTCGTGACTATCCAGCATTAAGTAAAATTCTTGATAAAATAACTCCGGATGCGATTGTTCATCTGGCTGCGGTATCTCATGCAGGAAAATCCAATAAAGACCCTTATAATACCTTTGATCATAGCCTCAGAACTCTAGAAAACGCATTAGATAATTCTAAAATCCGTCTTGAGCATTTTATCTATCTCTCATCAAGTATGGTGTATGGCAATTTCCTGACACCGGAAGTGACCGAAGAATCCCCTCTAAATTCGATTGGTATATATGGAGCATTAAAAATCGCGGGAGAGAAGATGGTGACCGCATACAATCAGGTTTTCGATCTGCCCTATACAATCATTCGCCCATCAGCCCTTTACGGGCCCCGGTGTGTCAGTCGTCGTGTGGGTCAGGTATTTATTGAGAGTGCTATGAAGGGACAAGCGCTACGTGTTGATGGAGATGGATCAGAACGTCTGGATTTCACCTTTATTGATGACCTTGTTCAAGGAATTATTCAGACAATTCGTCATCCTGCAGCTCGCAATGAGACGTTTAATATGACATATGGGGAATCCCGTTCATTGAATGATCTTGCGAAGATTGTTCAAAAGGAATTCCCGGGGATTCCCGTAGAATACATCGAAAGAGATAAATTGATGCCATTCCGTGGAACACTGAGTGTAAATAAGGCCAAAAAGTTAATTGGCTATTCCCCAAAAAATCCAATAGATGTTGGATTTCCCAAATATATCCAATGGTACAAAGAATTAGATCCAAGCGGCAAGCTG
- a CDS encoding nucleotide sugar dehydrogenase: MVSYEIKNATVCIVGLGYVGLPLAESFAKHVHTIGFDIDIKKIQSIKNAKPSFFVTDNPDEIKNADYIMICVPTPVTITKQADLTYVCSAAELIGKNLKKGATVVLESTVYPGVTEEVIVPILERYSGSKCGEGFRVGYSPERINPGDTENILPTITKIVAGMNEETLTDLVELYGLITNVYKAKRIQTAEAAKVIENIQRDLNIALMNEFAVIFNRLGLDTKDVLDAAGTKWNFLRFSPGLVGGHCIPVDPYYLVARAQEFDYHPQVILAGRAINDSMPKYVAMLAIEGINQVEKVIKGSKVLIMGLSYKENIPDIRESPSIEIIHELKRFGICVYGFDPLLSDEVIEKFGIRNYQKYPDKVDAIIITVTHDQFRKITVSQFKEYMNAHPILIDVRRMINRTDAENAGIYYQGL; this comes from the coding sequence ATGGTCTCTTACGAAATCAAGAATGCGACAGTATGTATTGTAGGTTTAGGATATGTAGGATTGCCACTTGCAGAATCGTTCGCGAAACATGTTCACACAATCGGATTCGATATCGATATTAAGAAAATTCAATCAATAAAAAACGCAAAGCCCTCTTTTTTTGTTACGGATAATCCCGATGAGATCAAGAATGCGGATTATATTATGATCTGCGTTCCGACACCGGTTACAATCACAAAACAGGCAGATCTGACCTATGTGTGTTCCGCAGCTGAACTCATTGGAAAGAACTTGAAAAAAGGTGCCACGGTAGTTCTTGAATCAACGGTATACCCCGGAGTTACAGAAGAAGTGATTGTACCTATCTTGGAACGATATTCTGGATCGAAATGCGGAGAAGGATTCCGGGTGGGTTATTCCCCGGAAAGAATCAATCCGGGTGATACAGAAAATATCCTTCCAACAATAACCAAGATTGTAGCGGGAATGAATGAGGAAACCCTCACAGATCTTGTCGAATTGTATGGTCTGATTACGAATGTGTACAAGGCCAAACGAATTCAGACTGCTGAAGCAGCTAAGGTTATTGAGAATATTCAAAGGGATCTGAATATCGCTCTCATGAATGAGTTTGCAGTAATATTCAATCGTCTGGGTCTTGATACAAAAGATGTGTTGGATGCAGCGGGAACGAAATGGAATTTCCTCCGTTTCTCGCCAGGTCTTGTTGGTGGGCATTGTATTCCCGTGGATCCCTATTATCTCGTCGCAAGGGCACAGGAATTTGATTACCATCCCCAGGTAATTCTCGCTGGAAGAGCAATCAATGACTCGATGCCAAAATATGTTGCGATGCTGGCTATCGAAGGTATAAACCAAGTTGAAAAGGTTATCAAGGGCTCGAAAGTTTTGATAATGGGGTTGTCCTATAAAGAAAATATCCCCGATATTCGGGAATCCCCGTCAATTGAAATTATTCATGAGCTGAAACGGTTTGGTATATGTGTATATGGTTTTGATCCGTTGTTATCTGATGAAGTCATAGAAAAATTCGGGATACGAAATTATCAAAAATATCCGGATAAGGTAGATGCAATAATTATTACTGTCACTCATGATCAATTCCGAAAGATTACAGTAAGCCAGTTTAAAGAATACATGAATGCTCACCCGATACTGATTGATGTACGGAGAATGATTAATCGAACTGATGCAGAGAATGCTGGTATTTATTACCAAGGATTGTGA